ACGAGCGACTGGGCGCGGCCGACGTGCCGGTGGACCGGCTGGCGCCGCTGGGGATCCTGGTGGACCGGGACCACTGGGGCCGGATGTACCAGATCTTCGCGACCTCCACGCACATCCGCCGCACCTTCTTCTGGGAGCTGATCGAGCGGCACGGCTCGCGCACCTTCGGCACGAGCAACATCCCCGCACTCTACGCGGCGAAGGAACGGGAACTCGCCGCCTTCCGCGAGACGACGGAGGCGTAAACCCATGGACGTGGCCACCTTCAGCCTGACCGAAGCCGAGCGCGCGCTGCTGCCGACCGACGAAGAGGTCGAGCACTACGCCGAGCACGGCTGGTACCTCACCCGCAAGCTGCTGACCGACGACGAGGTGGACGAGCTGGTCGAGGCGAGCGAGCGCTACTACACGGGCGAGCGCGACCGCCGGCTGCCGGTGCGTCCGCCGCGCCTGGCCTACTGGGAGCCGGAGCGTGGTCAGGTGCAGCGGCACAACGACTACGTGCACTACGAATCCGACGCGCTCGCCCGGATCCTGCGCAAGCCGCTGATCGGCGCGGTGGCCGCACGGCTGGCCGAGGCCGAGCGGATCCGGCTGTTCCAGTCCACGCTGATCTACAAGCCGCCGATCCCGGGCGAGCCGAGCAACATCGTGCCCTGGCACTTCGACAAGCACTACTGGGCCACCTCGACCTCCGAGCGGATGCTGACCGCGTTCATCCCGTTCCACGACTGCGACGAGCGGATGGGCACGATCACGATGGTCGACGGCAGCCACCGGTGGAAGGAGACCGGGCGGCAGGACTCGACCACCCGGCACTTCGCCGAGCGCGACCGGGGCGACCTGGACCGGATGCTGGAGGAGAACGCGCGGTTCAACGGCGCCGAGGTGCGCCGCGTGCCGATGCTGATCCCCAAGGGGCACATGAGCTTCCACCACTGCCGCACCTACCACGGCTCCGGCCCGAACCGCGGCACGGTACCGCGCCGGGCGGTCTCGCTGCACCTGCAGGACGGCGCCAACCGGTACCGGCAGTTCGCGCTCAGCGACGGCAGCGCGGTGGCCTACAACCACGACGTGCTGGTGCGGCGGAACGCGGCCGGGGACCCGGACTACACCGATCCGGCGTACTGCCCGGTGCTGTGGGGGCGCGACGAGCGCGACGACGATGCCTGACCCGGCCGGGCTCTACCGCACCGTGCGGCTGATCCGGCGGTTCGAGCAGCGCGCGATCGAGCTGGTGCACGCCGGCGAGATCGTCGGCGGCATCCATCCGTGCCTCGGCCAGGAGGCCGTCGCCGCCGGGGTGTGCGCGGCGCTGCGGCCCGAGGACCAGATCACCAGCACGCACCGCGGCCACGGCCACGTCCTGGCCAAGGGCGCGGATCCGGCGCGGATGATGGCCGAGCTGGCCGGGCGGACCACCGGGCTGAACCGGGGGCGCGGCGGGTCGATGCACGCGGCCGACTTCGGCGTCGGGATCCTCGGGGCCAACGCCATCGTGGGCGCCGCGACGCCGATCGCGGCGGGCGCGGCGTGGGCCGCGGTGCGCGCGGGTGCGGATCGGGTCGTCGCGACCTTCTTCGGCGACGGCGCGGTCAACCAGGGCGTGGTCCTCGAAACGCTGAACCTGGCCGCGCTCTGGCGGCTGCCGGTGGTGTTCGTGTGCGAGGACAACGGGTTCGCCACCTCCACCCGCACCGAGGCGGCGACCGCCGGCACGATCGCCGGGCGGGCGGAGGCCTTCGGCGTGCCGGCGACGCGCGTGGACGGCATGGATGCGCAGGCCGTGCTGGCTGCCGCGGACGCGGCCGTGGCAGCGGCCCGCGCGGGCGGCGGCCCGAGCCTGCTCGAATGCGCGACCTACCGCTTCGACGCTCACCACACCTGGGAGCACGTCGCGCGGCCGCGCTACCGCGGTGAGGACGAGCTCGCCCGCGGCCGTGCCCGCGACCCGCTGGAGATCCAGGGCGAGCGCGTGCCGTCCGCGGAGCGAGAGGCGATCGACGCCGAGATCGAGCAAGTGCTCGACGACGCCGTGCGCTTCGCTCTGGGCAGCCCGCGCCCCGAACCGGCGGATGCGCTGGAATTCCTGTACGCCGACGGCTCGCGACCCCGTGCCGGAGCTCTCTCATGACCAACATCTCCTATCTCAAGGCCCTGAATCGTGCGGTCACGGACGAGATGGCCCGCGATCCGGCGGTGTGCGTGTTCGGCGAGGACGTGGGCGTCGCGGTGACGAACGTGACCGCCGGGCTGCTCAAGCGCTTCGGTCCGGACCGGGTGGTGGACACCCCGATCTCCGAGCAGGCGTTCACCGGCTTCGCCACCGGCGCCGCGCTGGCCGGGCTGCGGCCGCTGGTGGAGTATCAGATCCCGGCGCTGCTCTACCTGGCGTTCGAGCAGATCGCGGACCAGGCGCACAAGTTCTCGCTGATGACCGGCGGCCAGGCGCGGGTGCCGGTGACCTATCTCGTGCCGAGCTCCGGCTCTCGCCCGGGCTGGGCCGGCCAGCACTCGGACCATCCCTACAGCCTCTTCGCGCACGCCGGGGTCAAGACCGTCGTCCCGGCCACCCCCGAGGACGCCTACGGGCTGCTGGTCAGTGCTCTGCGCTGCGACGACCCGGTCGTGGTGTTCGCACCGGCCGGGGCAGTGGGGGTGCGCGCGGACCTCGACCTGGCCGCGCTCGCACCCGTGCCGCTCGGCGTCGGGCGGGTGCACCGCGCGGGCACGGACGTCACGCTCGTCGCGGTGGGCGCGCACGTGCACGACGCGCTGGCGGTGGCCGCGGAGCTCGAGGGCGAGATCTCGGTCGAGGTCTTCGATCCGCGCACGCTGCATCCGTTCGACTGGGCCGGCCTGGCCGCGTCGCTCGAGCGCACCGGGCGGCTGGTCGTCGTCGACGACTCGAACCGATCCTGCGGGATCGGCGGCGAGATCGTGGCCACGGCCGCCGAGCAGCTGCGCCTGACCGCGCCGCCGCGCCGGGTGACCCGCCCGGACGGCGCGGTCCTGCCGTTCGCCCGCGAACTCGACCTGGCGCTGCAGCCGAGCCGGGAGCAGCTGCGCGCGGCGCTTCGATCCGTGGTCAAGACAGCTTGGGAGGCGTGAGATGCAACAGGACGCCGTCGCCGCCACCGAGCGGGTGCCGGTCGCCTTCCACGGCGAGGGCACCGGCACCGGCGTGCTCAGCTGGGGGCAGCGCGAGATCTGGTTGGCGATGGTCCACCAACGAGACCACCTGGCCATCGGCGGGCGCAAGGCACTGCCGCCGGGCACGACCGTCGCGCAGATCGCCGACGAGCTCTGCTACCTGATGACGCGTTACCCCTCGATGCGCACGCTGCTGCGCTTCCCCGCCGACGCCCCGGAGCGCCCGACCCAGGAGCTGTTCGACTCCGGCGTGATCGGCCTCGAGGTCTTCGACGTCGCAGAGGGCGAGGACGCCGAAGCCGTCGCGGCGGCCGTGGAGCGCCGCTACAAGTACGAGCCCTACGACCTGGCCGGTACCTGGCCGGTGCGGATGGGCGTGACCCGGCAGCACGGCGAGGCCACGCACATGATCATCCTGCTGGCGCACATCGTCAGCGACGCGGGCGGCGGGTCGCTGATGCTGCGCGAGGTCGAGACCCGCGAGACCGGGCCGGTGCCCGGGATGCAGCAGCTGGAGCAGGCGCGCTGGCAGTCCTCGCCGGACGGGCTGCGGCACAACGCCAGGACCCTGCGGTACTGGGCGGATCTGCTGCGGCGCATCCCGACCCGGCAGCTGCCCGAGCCGCACGAGCCGCACGAGCCCCGGCACTGGGCCGGGGAACTGCACTCGCCCGCCCTGCCGATCGCGGTCAACGCGGTGGCCCGGCGGACCGGCGCCGACTCCTCCGCGGTCCTCATGGCGCTGTTCGCCGCTTCGCTCGCCCGGATCACCGGGATCAACCCGGTGGTGATCCGGCCGGTGGTGCACAACCGCTTCCGGGCCCAGCTGGTCGGGGTCATGTGCATGGTCGCCCAGGCCGGGTGCTGCGCCCTCGACGTGGCCGGCGTCGGCTTCGACCAGGCGGTCGGGCGGGCCGAGCGCGCCACCATGTCCGCCTCCAAGTACGCCTACTTCGACCCCTGGGCACTCAACGACCTGATCGCCGAGGTGGCCGCGGAGCGGGACCCGGAGCTCGACGTCGCCACGTTCTTCAACGACCGGCGCATGGGCAAGGGAACGCACGACGCGGCACTCCCGGAGGCGAGCCCCGAGACCCTCGCGCGCACCGCCGCCGAGGCCAGGTTCGGCTGGACCGACAAGCAGGACGCCCCGATCGAACGGCTGTTCCTGCACGTGGACGACGGGCCCGGGTGGATCCAGCTGCGGGTGTGCGTGGACACGGCGTTCCTGCGGCCCGAGGACGCCGAGCGGCTCGTGTGGAGCATGCAGGAGCTCGCCGTCGCCGCGGCGCTCACGCCCGACACCCCGACCGGCGTGCCCCGATGACCGCGATCACCGCCGTCGCCGCGCACCTGCCGGACAAGCGGGTGCCGATCGAGGACCTGGGCGCCGAGTTCGGCCTGACGACGATGCAGATGCGCGTGTTCCGCCGCTACCACAAGCTCGGCGAGGTGCGGATGGATCCCGGCGGGAGCCTGCTGGACCTGCTGCGCGCGGCGGTCGCCGGGCTCGACGCCCTGCGCGGGCAGGAGCGGCGCGTGCGCTACGTCCTGCACGCGCGCTCGTTCCCGGTGGTCGTGCCGTACCCGTTCGACCCGGTGCGCGAGCTGTGCCGGGAGTTCGGGCTCGAGAACGCGAGCGTGCTCGCCGTCGGCCACCACGCGTGCGCGACCGGCCTGCTCGCCGTCGAGGCGGCCGGGCGGCTGCTCGAAGGCGACGAGCTCGCGCTGGTGCTGACCGGTGAGAAGGCGTTCACCGCGGACGCGCGGATGGTGCCGGAGACCACGTTCTTCGGCGAGGGCGCGGCGGCTTGCCTGGTCAGCGCGGGCGGGGAGGGCGAGCGCGTGCTCTCCTACGCGGTCGAGCAGCGCGGCGAGTACGACAGCGAGGCCGCCTCGGCCGGGGACGCGCTCGCGTTCCAGCAGGAGTACCCGGACCGGCTGGCCGAGACGATCCTGGCCGCGGTCGCGAAGGCGGGCCTGCGCGGGGTGGACGAGGTCGATCTGATCCTGCCGCACAACGTCAACGTCGTGGGCTGGCAGCAGGTCTGCCGCCGTCTCGGCTACCCGCTCTCGCGGGTCGTGCTGGAGAACGTGGGCGGCTACGGCCACGTCTTCTGCGCCGACAACTTCATCAACTATCTGACCGCCGAGCGCGCAGGCCGGCTCGAGCCGGGCGCGAAGTACGTGATGGCCGCGGCCGGAGCCGGGCTGGGCGCGGTGTACTGCGCGATGGTCCTCGAACACGTGCCCGGACACCCCAGCGAGCGAAAGGAACGGCCGTGACCGCCGTTACCACCGATGAGTCCCCCGCCGTGCCGAGCGAGCGGGTCGTGGAGCACATCTGCGGGGTGCTGCCGAAGGTGCTCAAGCGCGAGCGGGTGGAGGCGAGCGCCGAGAGCACCCTGATGGAGAGCCTCGGCATGGGCTCGACCTCGGCCCTCGAGCTCGTGCTGGAGCTCGAGGAGGCGATGGGCCGGGAGATCAGCATCGAGGACCTGGGCCGCGAGCACTTCCGGACGGTCGGCACGCTGGCCGAGTACGTCGCCGGAAACCTGCTGCCGGAAGAGTGAGCCGATGCCCGCCGTGAGCCTGCGCCGCTCGGTCCGACTCGGCTTCGCGCCGTCGGACGCCTCCGGCGCCGACCCGCAGCGTCTCGCCGAACGCGAGACCTACCACCGGGATCTGCTGCGCCCCTACGGGCTCGATCCCGATCTCGGCGCGCTGGCCGGCGCCGGACCGTCCTACGGCGAGATGGGACGGGCGCTACTCGAGCTCGCCGTGCCGCCGCACGAGCCGGTCGACCTGCTCGTGCTGGCCTACGCGGTCCCCGACCTCGAGCCCGGCCGGGCCACCGCGACGTATCTCAGCCACCTGTGCCCGGGCCGGCCGACGTCCTTCGCAGTGAGCGATCAGGGCACTGCCGCGGCGTTCACCGGCCTGAAGCTGATCGGCGAGTACACGCGGGCGGGCGACGCGCGGCGGGCGGTGCTGCTCGTGGTGGAGCAGGCGACGCTGCCGTACGACCCGGGCGTGCCGGTGACGCTGCCGACCGGGCACACCGGCGTCGCGCTGGTGCTCGAAGCCGTCGTGGCCGGGGCGGACGCAGCGGACGCGGACTGGCAGCTGGGGTCCGTCTCGGCCACGCCGAATGCCGCGCAACAGCCGCCGGCGGAGGAACCGGGGACGGTCGCGATCCTCGGCGCCGGACTCGACGCGGGTCTCGATGGCGGACTCTCAGCGGACGAACAGCGTCCGTACACGGGCGTCTGGTGGCAGCTCGCCGGGCTGCTCGCACCCGACGGTCCGGCGCCGCAGGCCGAGCGCGTGCTGCTCGCCGACTTCGAGCCGGACTCCAAATCGCTGTGCCTGGCCGAATTCAGGGCTCTGATGCCGTGAGCCCTGATGTCGTGCACGTGTGGCTGGCCCGCGACAGCATGCCGGATCCGGTGCTCGCGCGGCTGTACACGCTCCTCGACGCCGACGAACGACGCCGCGCCGACGCCTACATCCGGCCACGGGACCGCCGCCGCTACGTCGTCGCGCACGCGGCCGCGCGCAGCGTCGTCGGCGCGCATCTCGGCGTGCCGGCGCAGCGGATCCGCTGGCGGATCGGGCACAACGGCAAGCCGCAGGTGGCGCTGCCGCACAGCGGGATCGAGGTCAACCTCTCGCACTCGCACGGCCTGTCCGCGATCGCGCTCAGCCCGGCGCGGCCGGTGGGCGTGGACGTCCAGGCCATCTCGCCCACGACGGACGTCGCCGCCATGGCCCGGCGCTACTACAGCCCGCAGGAGACGGACTTCGTGCTCTGCCCCACCGCCTCGCCCGCGGTCCGCTCGCTGCGCTTCACCCGACTCTGGACGCGCAAGGAGGCCATGGTCAAGGCGGCCGGGAGCCGGCTGCTGCGCGGCATGCCGGTGAGCGTGCTGGACGGCGGCGTCGTCGAGTTCGACGACTGGCCACACCGGATAGCCGACATCCCGGCCCCCGCGGGCTACCGCGCGGCCGTCGCCCTGCGCGGCGGACAGCCCTTCCACGTCATCGAACACTGGTGGTCGAACGCATGAACCCACAGACGCAGCCGAAACCACGTCCGCTGCACCCCCAGATCCAGGCCATGCGCGACCGCCGGGCAGCCGCCGGCACTCCCGCGCTCTACACCCTCTCCCTCGCGCAGGCCCGCGCCGAGGACCTGGCCACGATCCAGGCCGACGCGGGCCAGGTCGAGACGGTCTTCCAAGTCGAGGACTACACGATGCCGGGGCCCGGCGGCGAGCCGCTACCGGTGCGCGTCTACCGGCCCGAGGCCCGTCGCCCGCTGCCCGCGCTGCTCTACTACTTCGGCGGCGGCTGGACCCTCGGCAGCATCGACACCGCGGACGCGATCTGCCGGCGGCTGGCCAACGCCGCCGGCTGCCTCGTCGTCACCGTCGGGTACCGGCTCGCACCTGAGCACCCGTTCCCGGCCGCAGTGCACGACTGCCACGCCGCACTGCGGTGGGTCGCGGACGAGCAGGCCGAGATCCTCGGCGCCGACCCGACCCGGCTCGCGGTGGCCGGGGACAGCGCCGGCGGGAACCTCGCCGCCGCCGTGACCCTGCTCGCCCGGGCCGAGCAGCGTACCGCCCTGGTCGGGCAGCTGCTGGTGTATCCGAACACCGACCAGCTCGCCGACGACGCCTCGCTGCGCGAGAACGACGACCCCTGCCTGTTCAACCGGCGCTCGGTGGCCTGGTACATCCGGCACTACCTCGCCGACGCCGCAGACGCGGGCAACCCGCTCGCCTCCCCGCTGCGCGCATCCGACCTGGCCGGCCTGCCGCCCGCGCTGGTCATCACCGCCGAGCACGACCCGCTGCGCGACCAGGGCGAGGCCTACGCGCGCCGGCTGGCCGAGGCGGGCGTCCCGGTCGAGCTGACCCGATACGCCGGCATGGCCCACGGTTTCTTCGCCATGACCGGCACGGTCGACGACGCCCGAGCCGCCATCGAACAGGCCGCGCTGCAGCTGCGCGCCTGGTTCGCCGAGCCTGTGCCCCGCACGTCCGACGACGAGGAGTAGCCCGACCATGACGACCAACATCCGCGCGGCACTGGCGGCCGACCCGGACCTCGGCGCCGGCAACGTCCTGCCCAAACTCGCCGAGCACGGCGCCGACCCCGGCCGTCCGAGCCTGACCTTCGACACGGACGTCGACGGCATCCCGGCCTGGACGGCGCTCGATCTGCGCACCCTGACCGAGCGCGTGGCGGCGCGCGCCGAATGGTTCGAGCGGCACGGGGTGCGGCCGCGCGACCCGATCGCGATCTACGCGACCTCGGCCGCCGACGTGCTGCTCAACGCCTACGCGCTGATGTGGCTCGGCGCCATACCGGCTCTGATGAACGGCAACATGCCGATCCCGATCGCGGCCGAGTTCGTCAGACGTCTGCGGGCGGCCGGAGTGATCCTCGACGCGGACCACGCCGAGTTGCGCACGCACGAACTCGGCGCGCAGATCCTCGGCGACGCGGCCGAGACCGGAAGCGGCGACCCGCTGCGGGCGCCGGAGCACTACCGCCACCACCGGGACGATCCGATCGCCATCACCCACTCCTCCGGCACCACCCGCACCCCGACCGCCGCCGTGCACTCGCACTTCAGCCTGTTCCACGCCGTCCGGGAGCTGCGACTCTCGGAGCCGCGCCCGCGCGGCGAGGTGCGCGAGCTCTCGGTCATGCCCGCGGCCCACGCGGCCGGGCTGGTGACGGTCAACCAGTCCCTGTGCAACGGCTACGAGCTGCTCTTCCTCTCCGCCCAGGGCGGGCCGTTCGAGCACAGCGGCGCGGCGACCATCGACGCCATCGAACGCTGGCGGCCCACCGGCGTGTTCGGCTTCGCCGTCACCTGGTCCGAGCTCGCCCGGCACGATCTGGCCGCCCGCGATCTCAGCTCCGTGCGCAACTGGAACAGCACCGGCGACTGCGCGCACGAGACGCACATCCGTAAGCTCGTCGCGGCCGGCAGCCACCCCGTGTACACGCGCGGCGGCGTCGTGAACGCGCCCGGGTCGAAGTTCATCGACATGCTCGGCTCGACCGAGATGGGCCACAGCGCGTTCCAGATGGTGCACACCCCCGAGACGGATCGCTACGACCGCTGCGTCGGCAAGGTGCTCCCGTTCGCCGAGGTGGCGCTGCTGGACCCGGAGACCGGGCAGGAGGTGCCGGAGGGCGAGGTCGGCCACGTCGGCCTGAAGTCGCCGACCCTCGCGCTCGGCAACTGGAACGACTCCGTCGGCACCTTCCGCGACCGGCGCAACGGCTACTACCTGACCGGCGACCTGATGTACCGCGACGCAGAGGGTTACTACTACCACGTCGACCGCGTCGTCGACGCGATCGACCTGGGCGACGGCACCCGGCTCTACACCGCGCTGTCCGAAGAACGCATCCTGACCCGGTGCCCCGACGTGCGCGACGCCACGGTCCTCGCCGCCCGCCAGGACGACGGCACGGTGGTCACCGACGTGCTGCTGCAACTCGCCGAAGGAGCCG
This genomic window from Actinospica robiniae DSM 44927 contains:
- a CDS encoding phytanoyl-CoA dioxygenase family protein, with protein sequence MDVATFSLTEAERALLPTDEEVEHYAEHGWYLTRKLLTDDEVDELVEASERYYTGERDRRLPVRPPRLAYWEPERGQVQRHNDYVHYESDALARILRKPLIGAVAARLAEAERIRLFQSTLIYKPPIPGEPSNIVPWHFDKHYWATSTSERMLTAFIPFHDCDERMGTITMVDGSHRWKETGRQDSTTRHFAERDRGDLDRMLEENARFNGAEVRRVPMLIPKGHMSFHHCRTYHGSGPNRGTVPRRAVSLHLQDGANRYRQFALSDGSAVAYNHDVLVRRNAAGDPDYTDPAYCPVLWGRDERDDDA
- a CDS encoding thiamine pyrophosphate-dependent dehydrogenase E1 component subunit alpha, with the protein product MPDPAGLYRTVRLIRRFEQRAIELVHAGEIVGGIHPCLGQEAVAAGVCAALRPEDQITSTHRGHGHVLAKGADPARMMAELAGRTTGLNRGRGGSMHAADFGVGILGANAIVGAATPIAAGAAWAAVRAGADRVVATFFGDGAVNQGVVLETLNLAALWRLPVVFVCEDNGFATSTRTEAATAGTIAGRAEAFGVPATRVDGMDAQAVLAAADAAVAAARAGGGPSLLECATYRFDAHHTWEHVARPRYRGEDELARGRARDPLEIQGERVPSAEREAIDAEIEQVLDDAVRFALGSPRPEPADALEFLYADGSRPRAGALS
- a CDS encoding alpha-ketoacid dehydrogenase subunit beta, which translates into the protein MTNISYLKALNRAVTDEMARDPAVCVFGEDVGVAVTNVTAGLLKRFGPDRVVDTPISEQAFTGFATGAALAGLRPLVEYQIPALLYLAFEQIADQAHKFSLMTGGQARVPVTYLVPSSGSRPGWAGQHSDHPYSLFAHAGVKTVVPATPEDAYGLLVSALRCDDPVVVFAPAGAVGVRADLDLAALAPVPLGVGRVHRAGTDVTLVAVGAHVHDALAVAAELEGEISVEVFDPRTLHPFDWAGLAASLERTGRLVVVDDSNRSCGIGGEIVATAAEQLRLTAPPRRVTRPDGAVLPFARELDLALQPSREQLRAALRSVVKTAWEA
- a CDS encoding condensation domain-containing protein, which produces MQQDAVAATERVPVAFHGEGTGTGVLSWGQREIWLAMVHQRDHLAIGGRKALPPGTTVAQIADELCYLMTRYPSMRTLLRFPADAPERPTQELFDSGVIGLEVFDVAEGEDAEAVAAAVERRYKYEPYDLAGTWPVRMGVTRQHGEATHMIILLAHIVSDAGGGSLMLREVETRETGPVPGMQQLEQARWQSSPDGLRHNARTLRYWADLLRRIPTRQLPEPHEPHEPRHWAGELHSPALPIAVNAVARRTGADSSAVLMALFAASLARITGINPVVIRPVVHNRFRAQLVGVMCMVAQAGCCALDVAGVGFDQAVGRAERATMSASKYAYFDPWALNDLIAEVAAERDPELDVATFFNDRRMGKGTHDAALPEASPETLARTAAEARFGWTDKQDAPIERLFLHVDDGPGWIQLRVCVDTAFLRPEDAERLVWSMQELAVAAALTPDTPTGVPR
- a CDS encoding 3-oxoacyl-[acyl-carrier-protein] synthase III C-terminal domain-containing protein gives rise to the protein MTAITAVAAHLPDKRVPIEDLGAEFGLTTMQMRVFRRYHKLGEVRMDPGGSLLDLLRAAVAGLDALRGQERRVRYVLHARSFPVVVPYPFDPVRELCREFGLENASVLAVGHHACATGLLAVEAAGRLLEGDELALVLTGEKAFTADARMVPETTFFGEGAAACLVSAGGEGERVLSYAVEQRGEYDSEAASAGDALAFQQEYPDRLAETILAAVAKAGLRGVDEVDLILPHNVNVVGWQQVCRRLGYPLSRVVLENVGGYGHVFCADNFINYLTAERAGRLEPGAKYVMAAAGAGLGAVYCAMVLEHVPGHPSERKERP
- a CDS encoding acyl carrier protein; amino-acid sequence: MTAVTTDESPAVPSERVVEHICGVLPKVLKRERVEASAESTLMESLGMGSTSALELVLELEEAMGREISIEDLGREHFRTVGTLAEYVAGNLLPEE
- a CDS encoding 4'-phosphopantetheinyl transferase family protein encodes the protein MSPDVVHVWLARDSMPDPVLARLYTLLDADERRRADAYIRPRDRRRYVVAHAAARSVVGAHLGVPAQRIRWRIGHNGKPQVALPHSGIEVNLSHSHGLSAIALSPARPVGVDVQAISPTTDVAAMARRYYSPQETDFVLCPTASPAVRSLRFTRLWTRKEAMVKAAGSRLLRGMPVSVLDGGVVEFDDWPHRIADIPAPAGYRAAVALRGGQPFHVIEHWWSNA
- a CDS encoding alpha/beta hydrolase, giving the protein MNPQTQPKPRPLHPQIQAMRDRRAAAGTPALYTLSLAQARAEDLATIQADAGQVETVFQVEDYTMPGPGGEPLPVRVYRPEARRPLPALLYYFGGGWTLGSIDTADAICRRLANAAGCLVVTVGYRLAPEHPFPAAVHDCHAALRWVADEQAEILGADPTRLAVAGDSAGGNLAAAVTLLARAEQRTALVGQLLVYPNTDQLADDASLRENDDPCLFNRRSVAWYIRHYLADAADAGNPLASPLRASDLAGLPPALVITAEHDPLRDQGEAYARRLAEAGVPVELTRYAGMAHGFFAMTGTVDDARAAIEQAALQLRAWFAEPVPRTSDDEE
- a CDS encoding class I adenylate-forming enzyme family protein is translated as MTTNIRAALAADPDLGAGNVLPKLAEHGADPGRPSLTFDTDVDGIPAWTALDLRTLTERVAARAEWFERHGVRPRDPIAIYATSAADVLLNAYALMWLGAIPALMNGNMPIPIAAEFVRRLRAAGVILDADHAELRTHELGAQILGDAAETGSGDPLRAPEHYRHHRDDPIAITHSSGTTRTPTAAVHSHFSLFHAVRELRLSEPRPRGEVRELSVMPAAHAAGLVTVNQSLCNGYELLFLSAQGGPFEHSGAATIDAIERWRPTGVFGFAVTWSELARHDLAARDLSSVRNWNSTGDCAHETHIRKLVAAGSHPVYTRGGVVNAPGSKFIDMLGSTEMGHSAFQMVHTPETDRYDRCVGKVLPFAEVALLDPETGQEVPEGEVGHVGLKSPTLALGNWNDSVGTFRDRRNGYYLTGDLMYRDAEGYYYHVDRVVDAIDLGDGTRLYTALSEERILTRCPDVRDATVLAARQDDGTVVTDVLLQLAEGADPGVDREPLVRAALGDTARTLRRVVNVEDDGLVTGTTGKVRKFLMRQDLLAAATGN